The proteins below are encoded in one region of Casimicrobium huifangae:
- a CDS encoding ABC transporter permease, giving the protein MASFIVTFTQIIALVRKELLALIKEPASRALLIAPAFLQALLYGYGATYDLTHVPYAVLDQSRSAASTELLARIDGTGVFVRAATLTSPRQIAEMVDAEKALLVLSIPPDFAARLGSGQPAPLQLILDGRNSSTAGSAASHVGAIVAAYNASLGTGAPGIRVERRAWFNPNLESRWNMMPGLIAALSMLQTLLLAALSVAREREQGTFDQLLVTPLTPMQILIGKALPSILIGLLQSTIIFLIIRFWFEIPMQGSVGLLYFGLIVFTVASVGVGLSISALSLTMQQAMLYTFLLIMPLMLLSGLFTPVRNMPEVLQLATYANPLRFGMDIVRRVYLEGAGLIDIWRQFIPLLVLAATTLPLAAWLFRNRLS; this is encoded by the coding sequence ATGGCTTCCTTCATTGTCACATTCACCCAGATCATCGCCTTGGTGCGCAAAGAGCTCCTTGCACTCATCAAGGAGCCGGCCAGCCGTGCGCTGCTGATTGCCCCGGCCTTCCTGCAAGCCCTGCTATATGGCTATGGCGCCACTTACGACCTCACGCACGTGCCTTATGCCGTGCTGGATCAAAGCCGCAGTGCGGCGTCGACCGAGCTGCTGGCGCGGATCGATGGCACCGGCGTGTTCGTGCGCGCCGCCACGCTCACCTCGCCGCGGCAGATCGCCGAGATGGTCGATGCAGAAAAGGCCTTGCTGGTGCTCAGTATTCCGCCGGACTTCGCGGCACGGCTGGGTTCTGGCCAGCCCGCGCCCCTGCAGCTCATTCTGGACGGGCGCAACTCCTCGACGGCGGGTTCGGCCGCCAGCCACGTCGGCGCCATCGTGGCCGCCTACAATGCCTCGCTGGGCACCGGTGCCCCAGGCATTCGCGTGGAACGGCGCGCCTGGTTCAACCCCAACCTGGAGTCACGCTGGAACATGATGCCTGGACTGATTGCCGCGCTGAGCATGTTGCAGACCCTGCTGCTGGCGGCGCTGTCGGTGGCGCGCGAACGCGAGCAAGGCACCTTCGACCAGTTGCTGGTGACGCCGCTCACCCCGATGCAGATCCTGATCGGCAAGGCGCTGCCTTCCATCCTGATCGGACTGCTGCAGTCCACCATCATCTTCCTGATCATCCGTTTCTGGTTCGAGATCCCGATGCAGGGCTCGGTGGGGCTGCTCTACTTCGGGCTGATCGTCTTCACCGTCGCGTCCGTTGGCGTGGGCCTGTCGATATCCGCCCTGTCGCTGACCATGCAACAGGCGATGCTCTACACCTTCCTGCTGATCATGCCGCTGATGCTGCTCTCCGGCCTGTTCACGCCGGTGCGCAACATGCCTGAGGTGCTGCAGCTTGCCACCTACGCCAATCCGCTGCGCTTCGGCATGGACATCGTGCGCCGCGTCTATCTCGAAGGCGCAGGCCTCATCGATATCTGGCGCCAATTCATCCCCCTGCTGGTGCTGGCCGCCACCACGCTGCCGCTGGCGGCCTGGCTGTTCCGCAACCGGCTTTCCTGA
- a CDS encoding S8 family peptidase: MTTRYLIGRAELLTYPIEAPKKKVGDKAHPYTLTEAKRIIVPEIETANRIFQELPAKACADDLAVARLVLHPAYLAKSYFPKLLLDQVGLSSVGSRTRRIQPRRQTQKKAPPEMETTELFVSGTRAAMGNFPAFARSLNEQMPVAEQFARIETFAAMTPADRLHLEGTNVGHVFEVGLHLPPEGDASDVRALFADYAKDCGFRVNGEFEFEAGRLLFVAVEGDATGLENLAQFTLTRVVRPMPHLRAARPVTRSMPLAVSFSLPSGEPLSREPKVAILDGGLPEKHVLESYVRRYFLADEEASDVPDFTEHGLGVTSAVLFGPIEPEATAERPYAPVDHHRVLDAKIDGEDPYELYRTLGHVETVLLSRQYQFINLSLGPDLPIEDQDVHAWTAVIDSILSDGETLMTVAVGNNGERDAALSLNRIQVPSDSVNALSVGATDRTGNDWKRASYSATGPGRSPGRRKPDVVAFGGAPKEYFHVAAPGTRPNLAATLGTSFAAPLALRSAVGIRAILGDAVHPLTIKSLLIHGCETKDEHDVHHVGWGRVPADLNQLITCGDGEARIIYQGELRPGKFLRAPIPLPPFQLEGKVRLRATFCYASPVDPQDAGAYTKAGLGITFRPNSSKRKAGAVNASSVSFFPAAEFRTEAELRTDLGKWETVLHAENSYYGSSLLEPVFDVHYNAREAGGLASSGAPAIRYALVVTVHAPKHAQLHQDILKAHAVLQALEPQVSLPLRART, translated from the coding sequence ATGACCACGCGATACCTGATCGGCCGCGCCGAGTTGCTGACCTATCCGATCGAAGCGCCCAAGAAGAAGGTTGGCGACAAGGCGCACCCCTATACGCTCACCGAGGCCAAGCGCATCATCGTGCCGGAGATCGAGACTGCCAACCGCATTTTCCAGGAGCTCCCAGCGAAGGCTTGTGCCGATGATCTGGCGGTGGCTCGTCTGGTATTGCATCCGGCTTATCTGGCCAAGTCGTATTTCCCGAAGCTGCTGCTCGATCAGGTGGGACTCTCGTCAGTTGGATCGCGCACCCGTCGCATTCAGCCGCGTCGCCAGACCCAGAAGAAAGCACCACCGGAAATGGAGACGACGGAACTCTTCGTGTCGGGCACGCGGGCCGCAATGGGTAATTTCCCGGCCTTCGCCCGCAGCCTGAACGAACAGATGCCAGTTGCCGAGCAATTTGCCCGCATCGAGACCTTTGCGGCCATGACCCCAGCGGATCGCCTGCATCTGGAAGGCACCAATGTCGGCCATGTTTTCGAGGTCGGTCTGCATCTGCCACCCGAGGGCGATGCCTCGGATGTTCGCGCCTTATTTGCCGACTACGCCAAGGACTGCGGCTTCAGGGTCAATGGCGAGTTCGAGTTTGAAGCCGGTCGGCTGCTCTTCGTGGCAGTCGAAGGGGATGCGACCGGCCTGGAAAACCTCGCCCAGTTCACGCTGACGCGCGTCGTCCGGCCGATGCCGCATTTGCGAGCAGCCCGTCCGGTTACCCGCAGCATGCCGCTTGCAGTGTCGTTCTCCTTGCCAAGTGGAGAACCGCTCTCCCGCGAGCCCAAGGTCGCCATTCTCGATGGTGGCCTACCGGAAAAACACGTTCTCGAAAGCTATGTCCGCCGTTATTTTCTGGCCGACGAGGAGGCCAGCGACGTACCCGATTTCACTGAGCACGGACTGGGCGTCACCTCGGCGGTGCTGTTCGGGCCGATTGAGCCCGAAGCAACGGCGGAGCGCCCCTATGCGCCGGTCGATCATCACCGTGTCCTGGACGCAAAAATTGACGGGGAAGATCCCTACGAGTTGTATCGCACGCTCGGCCATGTGGAAACCGTACTGCTCTCGCGCCAGTATCAGTTCATCAATCTCAGCCTCGGGCCTGACCTGCCGATCGAAGACCAGGATGTCCATGCCTGGACGGCCGTCATCGACAGCATCCTGAGCGATGGGGAAACCTTGATGACGGTGGCTGTGGGCAATAACGGGGAACGTGATGCCGCACTCAGCCTCAATCGCATCCAAGTACCTTCTGATAGCGTCAACGCCTTGTCCGTCGGCGCCACCGACCGGACCGGTAACGACTGGAAACGGGCCAGCTACAGTGCCACCGGCCCCGGTCGCAGCCCGGGGCGCCGGAAACCGGATGTCGTTGCTTTCGGTGGCGCACCGAAGGAATATTTTCACGTCGCAGCGCCCGGCACGCGGCCCAACCTCGCTGCGACCTTGGGAACCAGCTTCGCGGCTCCGCTCGCCTTACGCTCGGCAGTCGGCATCCGCGCCATTCTGGGCGACGCGGTTCATCCGCTGACCATCAAATCGCTGCTGATCCACGGCTGCGAAACGAAGGACGAGCATGATGTCCATCACGTCGGCTGGGGCCGGGTGCCGGCTGATCTGAACCAGTTGATCACCTGCGGCGACGGGGAAGCCCGGATCATTTACCAGGGTGAACTTCGCCCGGGGAAGTTCCTGCGGGCCCCCATTCCTTTGCCGCCTTTCCAACTGGAAGGCAAGGTTCGCTTGCGGGCGACGTTCTGCTATGCCAGTCCGGTCGATCCGCAGGATGCCGGCGCCTATACCAAAGCCGGTCTCGGTATCACCTTCCGTCCCAACAGCAGCAAGCGCAAGGCAGGTGCCGTCAATGCGTCGTCGGTCAGCTTTTTCCCAGCGGCCGAGTTCCGGACCGAAGCCGAACTGCGGACCGATCTGGGCAAGTGGGAGACTGTGCTGCATGCGGAAAACAGTTACTACGGCAGCAGTCTGCTCGAACCGGTGTTCGACGTGCATTACAACGCTCGCGAGGCCGGTGGCCTCGCATCATCCGGAGCGCCCGCCATTCGCTATGCCCTAGTGGTCACGGTGCACGCACCGAAGCATGCCCAATTGCACCAAGACATTCTCAAGGCACACGCCGTGCTGCAGGCACTGGAGCCGCAAGTCTCGCTGCCGCTGCGTGCACGAACCTGA
- a CDS encoding Tn3 family transposase, which yields MTQLHETAYPRLKADPSAQDLDEIYTLTPDEIAFIDKTVKRPIARSAAFIYLKLFQRLGYFVHIRDVPSVIRQHIVAQTGYRPARSDELRQFDRTTARTTLITALRRYLNVRPLDDQGRAWLRHVAETAADSRHVVADIINVMLEELVHHRYELPGFSTLDRLGIQAREKIHDVHFASIADQLDTKVKALVDGLFKVKSGESSSTWNLLKREPKKPTNKETRSYLQHIRRLQLLVDQLPTPDIPVPKLKQYRYIARSLDATEMAELKPQKRYALAVIYIRSQFAQTLDDAADLFVRMLQNLDNQARNKLGEYQQEHLQRTDRLIGQLKEMLLAYQIDGTDHQRVEAIGGSLIAEVDDLVAICDEHMAYAGRNHLPFLIQPYKMVRAQLLNCIEIVNPQSSSEDDTLMRMMKALQVLRGTRHEIVPLSLVGLNADEDFLWLPTTWRKLVITERADGQVVAINRRYFELAVLYAIRDELKSGDLFIQHGERYDDYREQLVDDDTLNRELAQYGEVTGVETDSRAFTETLKAALLETAEAVDAEFPENAYAEIVDGRLILKKPPTSEPPPGIKAIDQLITEHMENISIVDVLIDTERWLQLHKLFRPLMGTESRIEELRPRVISTLFCYGCNLGPTQTARSIRGMSRKQIAWLNIKYVTEEVLEKAIVKVINAYNKFELPGYWGSGKHASADGTKWNLYEQNLISEHHIRYGGYGGIGYYHVSDKFIALFSHFISCGTYEGTHILDGLMTNTSDIRPDTIHGDTQAQSYTVFALSHLLGIKLMPRIRGIKDLVFHRPDSNKKFTHIDRLFSDDINWQMIETHLPDMLRVAVSIKLGKISASAILRRLGTYSRKNKLYFAFKELGKVIRTMFLLKYVGDVELRRLIHAETNKSEQFNGFEKKLFFGGEGVIAENLRHEQRKIIKYNHLVANLVILHNVVGMSRVLKQLQAEGAVINQEVLAGLAPYRLEHINRFGDYVLDFRRKAEALDEGFRILEVESGKPTE from the coding sequence ATGACCCAACTTCACGAGACCGCGTACCCACGCCTGAAGGCAGACCCATCGGCACAGGATCTCGACGAGATTTATACCCTGACCCCCGATGAAATCGCGTTCATTGACAAAACCGTCAAGCGTCCCATTGCCCGCTCGGCAGCATTCATCTACCTGAAGCTGTTTCAGCGTCTTGGGTACTTCGTCCACATCAGGGATGTCCCGTCGGTGATACGCCAGCACATTGTGGCCCAAACGGGGTATCGGCCGGCTAGGAGCGATGAGCTTCGGCAGTTCGACCGAACGACGGCGCGCACCACCTTGATTACTGCCTTGCGACGCTACCTGAATGTTCGTCCGCTGGACGATCAGGGACGCGCCTGGTTGCGGCACGTGGCAGAAACCGCCGCAGACAGCCGGCATGTGGTAGCCGACATCATCAACGTGATGCTTGAAGAACTGGTCCATCATCGCTACGAGTTGCCCGGTTTCTCCACGCTCGATCGGTTGGGCATCCAGGCCCGGGAAAAGATTCATGATGTCCATTTTGCGAGCATTGCCGACCAGCTTGATACCAAGGTGAAAGCTTTGGTTGACGGCCTGTTTAAGGTCAAGTCAGGCGAGAGCAGCAGCACCTGGAACCTGCTCAAACGGGAACCGAAAAAACCGACCAACAAGGAAACCCGTTCCTACCTTCAGCACATCCGCCGGCTTCAGTTGCTGGTTGACCAACTGCCAACGCCCGACATCCCCGTTCCGAAGCTCAAGCAGTACCGCTACATCGCCCGTTCGCTGGATGCGACAGAAATGGCGGAACTGAAGCCCCAGAAGCGCTATGCGCTGGCCGTCATCTACATCCGCTCGCAATTTGCCCAGACGCTCGACGATGCGGCCGACCTGTTCGTCCGCATGCTTCAAAACCTGGACAATCAGGCGCGCAACAAACTGGGCGAATACCAGCAGGAACACCTGCAGCGAACCGATCGACTGATCGGCCAGTTAAAAGAGATGTTGCTGGCCTACCAAATCGACGGGACGGATCATCAACGGGTGGAAGCCATCGGTGGCAGCCTGATCGCCGAGGTCGACGACCTGGTAGCCATCTGCGATGAGCACATGGCCTACGCCGGACGCAATCACCTGCCATTCCTCATCCAACCCTACAAGATGGTTCGCGCCCAGTTGTTGAACTGCATCGAAATCGTCAATCCGCAGAGCAGTAGCGAAGACGACACCTTAATGCGGATGATGAAAGCACTTCAGGTGCTACGCGGCACCCGGCATGAAATCGTTCCGCTATCCTTGGTTGGGCTGAATGCCGACGAAGATTTTCTGTGGCTGCCCACAACGTGGCGGAAACTGGTCATCACCGAGCGCGCCGACGGTCAGGTCGTTGCCATCAACCGCCGTTACTTCGAACTCGCGGTCCTGTATGCGATCCGCGATGAACTCAAATCGGGTGACCTGTTCATCCAGCATGGCGAGCGTTACGACGATTACCGGGAGCAACTGGTTGACGACGACACCCTGAATCGCGAATTGGCGCAGTATGGCGAGGTCACTGGAGTCGAAACCGATTCCAGAGCCTTCACCGAGACCTTGAAAGCGGCTTTGCTGGAGACGGCCGAGGCGGTCGATGCCGAATTTCCTGAAAATGCTTATGCCGAAATTGTCGATGGCCGGCTGATCCTGAAAAAACCGCCCACTAGCGAACCGCCGCCCGGCATCAAGGCGATCGACCAGTTGATCACCGAGCACATGGAGAACATCAGTATCGTCGACGTACTGATCGATACTGAGCGCTGGCTGCAATTGCACAAGCTCTTCCGACCCTTGATGGGCACCGAAAGCCGAATCGAGGAATTGCGCCCGCGGGTCATCAGCACCTTGTTCTGTTATGGCTGCAATCTCGGGCCGACCCAGACAGCACGATCGATTCGGGGCATGAGCCGCAAGCAGATCGCGTGGCTCAACATCAAGTACGTGACAGAAGAGGTGCTGGAAAAAGCCATCGTCAAGGTCATCAATGCCTACAACAAGTTTGAATTGCCCGGCTACTGGGGATCAGGCAAGCATGCCTCGGCCGACGGCACAAAATGGAACCTCTACGAGCAGAACCTGATTTCCGAACATCACATCCGCTATGGTGGTTATGGCGGCATCGGCTATTACCATGTCTCCGACAAGTTCATCGCGCTGTTTAGCCACTTCATTTCCTGCGGCACCTACGAGGGCACCCACATCCTTGATGGGCTGATGACCAACACTTCGGATATCCGACCAGACACCATCCACGGCGATACCCAGGCCCAGAGCTACACGGTGTTTGCGCTTTCCCACCTCTTGGGTATCAAGCTGATGCCGCGCATCCGTGGCATCAAGGATCTGGTCTTCCACCGTCCCGACAGCAACAAGAAATTCACGCATATCGACCGGCTGTTCAGTGACGACATCAACTGGCAGATGATCGAGACCCATCTGCCGGACATGTTGCGGGTGGCGGTATCCATCAAGCTCGGGAAGATTTCGGCCTCGGCTATTCTGCGTCGCCTGGGCACCTACAGCCGAAAGAACAAGCTGTATTTCGCCTTCAAGGAACTCGGCAAGGTGATCCGAACCATGTTCCTGCTGAAATATGTTGGCGACGTCGAACTGCGCCGACTCATCCACGCGGAAACCAACAAGTCGGAGCAATTCAACGGTTTCGAGAAAAAGCTGTTCTTTGGCGGAGAAGGGGTGATTGCCGAAAACCTGCGCCATGAGCAGCGCAAGATCATCAAATACAACCATCTGGTCGCCAACCTGGTCATCTTGCACAACGTGGTGGGGATGAGCCGCGTTCTGAAACAACTCCAGGCAGAAGGGGCTGTGATCAATCAGGAAGTCTTGGCTGGCTTGGCGCCATACCGGCTGGAGCACATCAATCGTTTCGGCGATTACGTGCTGGATTTTCGACGCAAGGCCGAAGCCCTGGATGAGGGGTTCCGAATTCTGGAGGTTGAATCGGGTAAGCCAACTGAATGA
- a CDS encoding efflux transporter outer membrane subunit, with protein sequence MFDLQHSPLQPRHFGLAASALALALALTGCAVGPDFVRPTPAAPDDWTSWRSGDASLRIPGEATQALPAIWWQAFDDATLNALQRRAFAASPDLQTAALHFAQARAQRSTVAAQRGPEVNASGSATRQRQSESGASTRMLGIMGADPRLTELLAEPFTLYQAGFDASWELDLWGRVRRSVEAADADVGQQAALLDQARLSLASDVARNYFELRTAQRQIRLMREDIAALEERAGLLQARVEGGVLDHTDLQRQRAELAALKAQLPPLLAQEAASANQIALLLGERPGALQAELVPRDAGARTALPDLALGLPSEVALRRPDIRTAEAHLHGATANIGIAKANLYPSIRLGAKFGFESYLSGEFSDWGSRTWSIGPSLNLPIFDHGRRTATVQLRELQQQEAAVNYQKTVLKAWQEIDDALSAYRAEQQQAQELKARSDAAGDAYRLAQARYDGGISDFTAVLDAQRSYLQARRDLVSSEGRLNTRYVTVNKAIGNAPLREEDTTQ encoded by the coding sequence ATGTTTGACCTCCAACACTCCCCTCTTCAACCACGGCACTTCGGCTTGGCGGCCTCCGCACTCGCCCTGGCCCTGGCCTTGACCGGTTGTGCCGTCGGGCCGGATTTCGTCAGGCCCACGCCCGCAGCACCGGATGACTGGACGAGCTGGCGCAGCGGCGATGCCTCGCTGCGCATCCCGGGCGAAGCTACCCAGGCATTGCCAGCAATATGGTGGCAGGCCTTCGACGACGCAACCCTCAATGCCTTGCAGCGCCGTGCTTTCGCTGCCAGCCCGGACCTGCAGACGGCCGCGCTGCACTTCGCCCAGGCACGCGCGCAGCGCAGCACGGTGGCCGCGCAGCGCGGGCCGGAAGTCAACGCCAGCGGCAGCGCCACCCGCCAGCGCCAGAGCGAGAGCGGTGCCAGCACGCGCATGCTCGGCATCATGGGGGCCGACCCCCGCCTCACCGAGCTGCTGGCCGAGCCGTTCACGCTGTACCAGGCGGGTTTCGACGCTTCGTGGGAGCTGGATTTGTGGGGCCGCGTACGCCGCTCGGTGGAAGCCGCCGACGCCGATGTCGGCCAGCAGGCTGCACTGCTCGACCAGGCCCGCCTCAGCCTGGCCAGCGACGTGGCGCGCAACTACTTTGAGCTGCGCACCGCCCAGCGGCAGATTCGCTTGATGCGCGAGGATATCGCCGCGCTGGAAGAGCGCGCCGGGCTGTTGCAGGCGCGTGTCGAGGGCGGCGTTCTCGATCACACCGACTTGCAACGCCAGCGCGCCGAACTGGCCGCGCTGAAGGCGCAGTTGCCGCCGCTGCTGGCACAGGAAGCCGCCAGCGCCAACCAGATCGCCCTGCTGCTGGGCGAGCGCCCGGGTGCGCTGCAAGCCGAACTGGTGCCACGCGATGCCGGCGCCAGGACTGCGCTGCCCGACCTCGCCCTCGGTCTGCCATCGGAAGTGGCGCTGCGCCGCCCCGACATCCGCACCGCCGAAGCGCACCTGCACGGCGCCACCGCCAACATCGGCATTGCCAAGGCCAATCTGTATCCCAGCATCCGGCTTGGTGCCAAATTCGGGTTCGAGTCCTACCTAAGTGGCGAATTCTCCGACTGGGGCAGTCGCACCTGGTCGATCGGCCCCAGCCTCAACCTGCCGATCTTCGATCATGGCCGGCGCACAGCCACCGTGCAATTGCGCGAGCTGCAACAACAGGAAGCGGCGGTGAATTACCAGAAAACCGTGCTGAAAGCCTGGCAGGAGATCGACGATGCGCTGTCCGCCTACCGCGCCGAACAACAGCAGGCTCAGGAACTCAAAGCCCGCAGCGACGCGGCCGGCGATGCCTACCGGCTTGCCCAGGCGCGCTACGACGGCGGAATCAGTGATTTCACCGCTGTGCTCGACGCGCAGCGCAGCTATCTGCAAGCGCGTCGCGATCTGGTTAGTAGCGAAGGTCGTTTGAACACGCGCTATGTGACCGTCAACAAGGCAATCGGCAATGCGCCATTGCGGGAAGAAGATACGACGCAATGA
- a CDS encoding site-specific integrase: MSQVDLYLDAAERANTRRSYASAIQHFEVEWGGLLPATIDSIARYLAAYAESLSLNTLKHRLAALSRWHQDHGFPDPTKAPKIRQLLKGIRTLHPAREKRAKPLELELLNSVTDWLVAATAAAVGRGDSASALRHTRDRALILLGFWRGFRSDELANLRIEFIEIKPGEGLTCFLPRSKGDRDLEGRSFSCPALSRLCPVEAVEDWLALSKLTAGPLFRKIDRWGHLSEAELTPSSIIPMLRKLLSQAGVTDAEAFSSHSLRRGFAQWAGMSGWDLRELMNYVGWRDVKAAMRYLDGVSTDQKARFEQGLDRALPETSSASTPQLPSLPEVSLTTIEVSLDLSAFNGSRRAVANALRDMTSTSLSRFQAQPLDQEGRRYQIAVPTPSTDILDDHLYTLLDELHRVADARECFLEAVCRDPATGRHWD, from the coding sequence ATGAGCCAGGTCGATCTCTACCTTGATGCGGCCGAACGGGCCAACACCCGACGCAGCTATGCGTCAGCCATCCAGCACTTCGAGGTTGAGTGGGGAGGCTTGTTGCCGGCAACCATCGATTCGATTGCCCGTTACCTGGCCGCCTACGCCGAATCCCTGTCGCTGAACACCCTGAAACACCGCCTCGCGGCGCTGTCGCGCTGGCACCAGGATCATGGCTTTCCGGATCCGACCAAGGCCCCGAAGATCCGGCAATTGCTCAAAGGTATCCGAACGCTCCATCCTGCCCGGGAAAAGCGGGCCAAGCCGCTGGAACTGGAACTATTGAACAGCGTCACTGACTGGCTGGTAGCAGCCACCGCAGCGGCAGTCGGCCGGGGAGATTCGGCCAGTGCCCTGCGGCACACCCGGGATCGCGCCCTGATTCTCCTCGGATTCTGGCGCGGGTTTCGCTCCGACGAACTGGCCAATCTTCGCATCGAATTCATTGAAATCAAGCCCGGCGAAGGGCTGACCTGTTTCTTGCCGCGCAGCAAGGGGGATCGCGATCTCGAAGGGCGAAGCTTCTCCTGCCCAGCCTTGTCCCGGCTGTGCCCCGTCGAGGCGGTCGAAGACTGGCTGGCTTTATCCAAACTGACGGCGGGTCCGCTATTCCGCAAGATTGATCGCTGGGGGCATTTGTCCGAGGCTGAACTGACGCCGAGCAGCATCATTCCCATGCTTCGGAAGTTATTGAGCCAGGCGGGCGTGACCGATGCCGAAGCCTTCAGCAGCCACTCGCTACGCCGCGGTTTTGCCCAGTGGGCCGGGATGAGTGGTTGGGATCTTCGGGAGTTGATGAATTACGTGGGCTGGCGCGACGTGAAGGCCGCCATGCGCTATCTGGATGGGGTCAGCACCGACCAGAAAGCACGTTTCGAGCAAGGTCTGGATCGGGCGCTACCGGAAACATCGTCCGCCTCGACGCCGCAATTGCCCAGCCTGCCCGAGGTCTCACTCACCACGATCGAGGTTTCCCTCGATCTGTCAGCCTTCAATGGCAGCCGCCGTGCCGTCGCCAATGCCCTGCGAGACATGACGAGTACCAGCCTTTCCCGGTTTCAGGCACAGCCCCTGGACCAGGAGGGCCGTCGATATCAGATTGCCGTCCCGACGCCCTCGACCGATATTTTGGACGATCATCTCTACACCTTGCTCGATGAACTCCATCGCGTTGCCGATGCCCGTGAGTGTTTTCTGGAGGCGGTCTGCCGCGACCCGGCCACCGGTCGGCATTGGGATTGA
- a CDS encoding AAA family ATPase: protein MGTKTNKGEIDDLEIDFANLARLAASDAQEDTRLLLARLIRKYRQQRPELASLLDQSLKASQTRSAGNAILRRGAPITDAGEAPLPVDGDSRLALIRVFDDRVGLPPPILPGSVHDAIGAIIRERQERERLAARGISPTRSAILVGPPGVGKTLSARWIASALGKPLWVLDLTAVMSSLLGKTGNNLRAALDHAKQHAAVLLLDEIDAIAKRRSDESDIGELKRLVTVMLQEVDQWPDTGLLLAATNHPELVDPALWRRFDLVLKFDAPDAAAIATAIQRFLGDDLTLFASWIDVLAAGLQGQSLSDVERSINALRRGHALQMAPLEQLIGSALGQRQEALSKAERLNLAIALAKAGRHTHMQISQMTGVARDTIRKHAGPSPRKGRGLK, encoded by the coding sequence GTGGGAACAAAAACAAACAAAGGCGAGATTGACGATCTTGAAATTGATTTCGCCAATTTAGCCCGCCTTGCCGCCTCAGATGCGCAAGAGGATACCCGTCTGCTGCTGGCGCGGCTCATCCGGAAATACCGCCAACAACGCCCCGAACTGGCTTCGCTTCTCGATCAGTCCCTGAAAGCATCCCAGACCCGCTCGGCAGGTAACGCCATCCTGCGTCGTGGCGCACCGATAACGGACGCCGGCGAGGCACCGCTACCCGTCGACGGCGATTCCCGTTTGGCGCTGATCCGGGTCTTCGATGACCGCGTCGGATTGCCTCCACCGATTCTTCCCGGCAGTGTTCATGACGCCATCGGTGCCATCATTCGCGAACGACAGGAACGTGAGCGGTTGGCCGCCCGTGGCATTAGCCCGACCCGTTCAGCCATCCTGGTAGGCCCTCCCGGTGTCGGCAAGACACTCTCGGCCCGCTGGATTGCCAGCGCTTTAGGCAAACCTCTGTGGGTACTCGACCTGACGGCGGTTATGAGTAGCCTGCTCGGCAAGACGGGCAACAACCTGCGGGCAGCCTTGGATCATGCCAAACAACACGCTGCCGTTCTGCTACTCGACGAGATCGATGCCATCGCCAAGCGGCGCAGCGACGAGTCGGATATTGGCGAACTGAAGCGCCTGGTTACCGTCATGCTCCAGGAAGTCGATCAGTGGCCCGATACCGGCCTGCTGCTGGCTGCCACCAACCACCCGGAACTGGTTGATCCAGCTTTGTGGCGACGTTTCGATCTGGTCCTCAAGTTCGATGCACCGGATGCTGCGGCGATTGCAACGGCCATCCAGCGATTCCTCGGCGACGATCTGACCTTATTCGCGTCCTGGATCGATGTCCTGGCTGCTGGGTTGCAGGGACAGTCTCTCTCAGACGTGGAGCGCAGCATCAACGCTTTGCGTCGCGGCCATGCCTTACAGATGGCGCCGCTGGAACAGTTGATCGGATCAGCCCTGGGTCAGCGTCAGGAAGCCTTGAGCAAGGCAGAACGCCTCAACCTCGCGATTGCGCTGGCCAAGGCGGGGCGACATACGCATATGCAGATCAGCCAAATGACGGGCGTCGCTCGCGACACCATTCGCAAACACGCGGGGCCTTCCCCCCGTAAAGGCAGAGGGCTCAAGTAA